Proteins co-encoded in one Neoarius graeffei isolate fNeoGra1 chromosome 11, fNeoGra1.pri, whole genome shotgun sequence genomic window:
- the LOC132894310 gene encoding cdc42 effector protein 3-like, whose protein sequence is MPLRATLQAKPPSGRWPRRSSKRKSLSINMISLPLADFRHLAHVDSDINGDSFGDLSFLKQGHRLLLQSSQSEQNLLHAGLFPPKPPRLNLNETELGQDSEDWEFQDQRSTERRKKCSSLPLLDTEDTEKEAYELHQKETSISKSTGWGSLSSGRDSTQTGPEELQPDEIDTTFTFNLDLGPSILDDVLQVMDKLHQ, encoded by the coding sequence ATGCCCTTAAGGGCAACATTACAAGCCAAGCCTCCTTCAGGGAGGTGGCCAAGGAGATCTTCAAAGCGGAAGTCTCTGTCCATCAATATGATCAGTCTTCCACTGGCCGATTTCCGACACCTCGCCCACGTCGACTCGGACATAAACGGGGACAGCTTTGGAGACCTCTCATTCCTGAAGCAGGGTCACAGGTTGTTGCTGCAAAGCTCTCAGAGTGAGCAGAACCTGCTCCATGCCGGTTTGTTCCCTCCAAAGCCTCCTCGCCTCAACCTGAATGAAACAGAGCTGGGCCAGGACAGTGAGGACTGGGAGTTCCAAGACCAGCGTTCAACTGAAAGACGCAAAAAATGTAGTTCTCTGCCACTTCTGGACACTGAAGACACGGAGAAAGAAGCTTATGAACTACATCAAAAAGAGACCTCTATCAGTAAAAGCACTGGCTGGGGGAGCCTCAGCTCAGGTAGGGATTCAACACAGACTGGTCCTGAGGAACTCCAGCCAGATGAAATTGACACAACTTTCACTTTTAATCTAGACTTGGGGCCATCTATATTGGATGACGTACTGCAGGTTATGGACAAACTCCATCAGTAA